The Kitasatospora setae KM-6054 genome contains a region encoding:
- the sodN gene encoding superoxide dismutase, Ni, whose translation MFSRLFAPRVTAQAHCDLPCGVYDPAQARIEAESVKATQEKYQANEDAEFRARAIVIKEERAELVKHHLSVLHTDYFKAPHFEAYPGLHDLFNRAGKAASAAKASTDPATGQALLDLIAEIDAIFWETKKA comes from the coding sequence ATGTTCTCTCGTCTGTTTGCTCCGCGAGTCACCGCCCAGGCCCACTGCGACCTGCCCTGCGGCGTGTACGACCCGGCCCAGGCCCGCATCGAGGCCGAGTCCGTGAAGGCGACTCAGGAGAAGTACCAGGCCAACGAGGACGCCGAGTTCCGTGCTCGCGCCATCGTCATCAAGGAGGAGCGCGCCGAGCTGGTCAAGCACCACCTCTCGGTGCTGCACACCGACTACTTCAAGGCCCCGCACTTCGAGGCCTACCCGGGCCTGCACGACCTGTTCAACCGTGCCGGCAAGGCCGCCTCGGCCGCCAAGGCGTCCACCGACCCGGCCACCGGCCAGGCCCTGCTGGACCTGATCGCCGAGATCGACGCGATCTTCTGGGAGACCAAGAAGGCCTGA
- the sodX gene encoding nickel-type superoxide dismutase maturation protease: MRYGTAFGIADIAGPSMRRLLSDGDRVLVRYGAPLRPGAIALFRHPLRQDLLVVKRAAERRPGGWWMLSDNPLVRTDSREYGPVPDELVLGRVLLRLAPRPSWLAPGRRLERLLERLLRGRARWVAERFGVSVPFDDTL; the protein is encoded by the coding sequence GTGCGATATGGGACAGCGTTCGGCATCGCCGACATCGCCGGCCCGTCGATGCGCCGACTGCTCTCGGACGGCGACCGGGTGCTCGTGCGCTACGGCGCCCCGCTGCGACCGGGGGCGATCGCGCTGTTCCGGCACCCGCTGCGGCAGGACCTGCTGGTGGTCAAGCGCGCGGCGGAGCGCCGGCCGGGCGGCTGGTGGATGCTCTCCGACAACCCGCTGGTGCGCACCGACAGCCGCGAATACGGCCCGGTGCCGGACGAGTTGGTGCTCGGCCGGGTGCTGCTGCGACTCGCCCCCCGGCCGTCCTGGCTGGCCCCGGGGCGGCGGCTGGAGCGCCTGCTGGAGCGCCTGCTGCGGGGGCGGGCGCGGTGGGTGGCCGAGCGCTTCGGCGTCAGTGTTCCGTTCGACGACACCTTGTGA
- a CDS encoding CGNR zinc finger domain-containing protein, whose amino-acid sequence MELASYADFAVRLVNSEEPDRGTDDLTSVDAVRALFGGPSRAAALADEADLPRLRTVRTRLRGVFEAAAEGEDVRAVDLLNSLMVEYPVSPLVSGHDDLDDTGRPNWHLHLADNSPTAAANYAAVACMGLAIHLTGLGVDRLGICQAAPCRNAYLDTSTNRSRRYCSDRCATRANVAAYRARKRQEAQRALATQGV is encoded by the coding sequence GTGGAGCTCGCCTCGTACGCCGACTTCGCCGTCCGGCTGGTCAACAGCGAGGAACCCGACCGCGGCACCGACGACCTCACCTCGGTCGACGCCGTCCGCGCCCTCTTCGGCGGCCCCTCCCGGGCCGCCGCCCTCGCCGACGAGGCCGACCTGCCCCGGCTGCGCACCGTCCGGACCAGGCTGCGCGGGGTCTTCGAGGCCGCCGCCGAGGGCGAGGACGTCCGGGCCGTCGACCTGCTCAACAGCCTGATGGTCGAGTACCCCGTCAGCCCGCTGGTCTCCGGCCACGACGACCTGGACGACACCGGCCGCCCCAACTGGCACCTGCACCTCGCCGACAACTCCCCCACCGCGGCCGCCAACTACGCCGCCGTCGCCTGCATGGGCCTGGCCATCCACCTCACCGGCCTCGGCGTCGACCGCCTCGGCATCTGCCAGGCCGCCCCCTGCCGCAACGCCTACCTCGACACCTCCACCAACCGCTCCCGCCGCTACTGCTCCGACCGCTGCGCCACCCGCGCCAACGTCGCCGCGTACCGGGCCCGCAAGCGCCAGGAGGCACAGCGCGCGCTGGCGACTCAGGGGGTGTGA
- a CDS encoding amino acid ABC transporter ATP-binding protein, protein MVRAEGVHKSYGQVEVLKGIDLEVRPSEVFCLVGPSGSGKSTFLRCINHLEKINAGRLYVDGELVGYRQKGDRLYELKDREVALKRQDIGMVFQRFNLFPHMTALENIVEAPLRVKKENRAEARERATALLERVGLADKAGSYPSQLSGGQQQRVAIARALAMRPKLMLFDEPTSALDPELVGEVLDVMRGLAEDGMTMIVVTHEMGFAREVGDALVFMDGGVVVESGHPREVLGDPKHERTRAFLSKVL, encoded by the coding sequence ATGGTCCGGGCCGAGGGCGTGCACAAGTCCTACGGCCAGGTCGAGGTGCTCAAGGGCATCGACCTGGAGGTGCGGCCGAGCGAGGTGTTCTGCCTGGTCGGACCGTCCGGCTCCGGCAAGTCCACCTTCCTGCGCTGCATCAACCACCTGGAGAAGATCAACGCCGGCCGGCTGTACGTCGACGGCGAACTGGTCGGCTACCGGCAGAAGGGCGACCGGCTCTACGAGCTGAAGGACCGCGAGGTCGCCCTCAAGCGCCAGGACATCGGCATGGTGTTCCAGCGCTTCAACCTGTTCCCGCACATGACCGCGCTGGAGAACATCGTCGAGGCCCCGCTGCGGGTCAAGAAGGAGAACCGGGCCGAGGCCCGGGAACGGGCGACGGCCCTGCTGGAACGGGTCGGCCTGGCCGACAAGGCCGGCAGCTACCCCTCCCAGCTCTCCGGCGGCCAGCAGCAGCGCGTCGCCATCGCCCGGGCACTGGCCATGCGGCCCAAGCTGATGCTGTTCGACGAGCCCACCTCGGCGCTCGACCCCGAACTCGTCGGCGAGGTGCTCGACGTGATGCGCGGCCTCGCCGAGGACGGCATGACGATGATCGTGGTCACCCACGAGATGGGCTTCGCCCGCGAGGTCGGCGACGCGCTGGTCTTCATGGACGGCGGCGTGGTCGTCGAGTCCGGCCACCCGCGCGAGGTGCTGGGCGACCCGAAGCACGAGCGCACCCGCGCGTTCCTCTCCAAGGTGCTCTGA
- a CDS encoding amino acid ABC transporter permease yields the protein MKTTDQGSADRGRPEAIKAVPVRHPGRWASVAVIAVLAAMLLHVLFTNEALDWAFVGAVLRDPTVIHGIWSTLELTALAMLMGVVGGVLLAVMRLSRNPVLSGTAWLYIWIFRGTPVLVQLVFWNNIGVLWKQISLGVPFGPAFWSQESNTLVPVFTAALLGLGLNEAAYMAEIVRAGIQSVDEGQAEAAHALGMSRATALRRIVLPQAMRVIIPPTGNETISMLKTTSLVQVIALVELFTAGHDIATRTYKPIPAMIAVSIYYLLLTSILTVGQYYLERHFARGANRTLPPTPLQRARALFTGRAPAARTAAGSPPSKTDGGAPDGGTADGGGPNGGTPDGGKDA from the coding sequence GTGAAAACGACCGACCAGGGGTCGGCGGACCGGGGACGGCCCGAAGCCATCAAGGCCGTCCCCGTCCGCCACCCCGGCCGCTGGGCCTCCGTCGCCGTCATCGCGGTGCTCGCCGCGATGCTGCTGCACGTCCTGTTCACCAACGAGGCGCTCGACTGGGCCTTCGTCGGCGCCGTGCTGCGCGACCCGACCGTCATCCACGGCATCTGGTCCACCCTGGAACTGACCGCGCTGGCCATGCTGATGGGCGTGGTCGGCGGCGTGCTGCTCGCCGTCATGCGGCTCTCCCGCAACCCGGTGCTCTCCGGGACCGCCTGGCTGTACATCTGGATCTTCCGCGGCACCCCGGTGCTGGTCCAACTGGTGTTCTGGAACAACATCGGCGTGCTGTGGAAGCAGATCTCGCTCGGCGTCCCGTTCGGCCCGGCCTTCTGGTCCCAGGAGTCCAACACCCTGGTGCCGGTGTTCACCGCCGCCCTGCTCGGCCTCGGCCTCAACGAGGCCGCCTACATGGCGGAGATCGTCCGGGCCGGCATCCAGTCGGTGGACGAGGGCCAGGCCGAGGCCGCGCACGCGCTCGGCATGAGCCGGGCCACCGCGCTGCGCCGGATCGTGCTGCCGCAGGCGATGCGGGTGATCATCCCGCCGACCGGCAACGAGACCATCTCGATGCTGAAGACCACCTCGCTGGTGCAGGTGATCGCCCTGGTCGAACTGTTCACCGCCGGGCACGACATCGCCACCCGCACCTACAAGCCGATCCCCGCGATGATCGCGGTGTCGATCTACTACCTGCTGCTGACCTCGATCCTCACCGTCGGCCAGTACTACCTGGAGCGCCACTTCGCCCGCGGCGCCAACCGGACACTGCCGCCCACCCCGCTGCAACGGGCCCGCGCGCTCTTCACCGGCCGCGCACCCGCCGCGCGGACGGCCGCCGGGTCGCCGCCCTCGAAGACCGACGGTGGGGCACCGGACGGCGGGACAGCGGACGGCGGGGGCCCGAACGGCGGGACCCCGGACGGAGGGAAGGACGCATGA
- a CDS encoding ABC transporter substrate-binding protein, with product MPAPRTPRTPRASRPLAAAVALAAGSLLLTACGSSVGSTTTTSGAAPIPTQAIAPVPADPALAGLVPADLKSAGKLVIGSDTSYAPNEFKDEKGKIVGMDVDLGAAIAQKLGLTAEFQSAGFTDIIPGIQSNKYQLGMSSFTVTKARQEQVDMVSYFSAGTSAAVKKGNPDKIALDDLCGKKVAVQDGTTQADEVKDTRNPACAKAGKPAIPNDGDRFALQTDVAQALVSGRDQVMLADSPVVDYALKQTGGQLEKIGETYDSAPYGVILAKGSPLSPAVQGAIKSLMADGTYKTILDKWGVAAGAVTTSEINAAQS from the coding sequence ATGCCCGCTCCCCGCACTCCGCGCACCCCGCGCGCCTCCCGCCCGCTCGCCGCGGCCGTCGCCCTGGCCGCCGGCTCGCTGCTGCTCACCGCCTGCGGGAGCTCGGTCGGCTCGACCACCACCACCTCGGGCGCCGCCCCGATCCCCACCCAGGCGATCGCCCCCGTCCCGGCCGACCCGGCGCTGGCCGGCCTCGTCCCGGCCGACCTGAAGTCCGCCGGCAAGCTGGTGATCGGCTCCGACACCTCGTACGCGCCCAACGAGTTCAAGGACGAGAAGGGCAAGATCGTCGGCATGGACGTCGACCTCGGCGCCGCCATCGCCCAGAAGCTGGGCCTGACCGCCGAGTTCCAGAGCGCCGGGTTCACCGACATCATCCCCGGCATCCAGTCGAACAAGTACCAGCTCGGCATGAGCTCCTTCACCGTGACCAAGGCCCGCCAGGAGCAGGTCGACATGGTCAGCTACTTCTCGGCCGGCACCTCCGCCGCCGTGAAGAAGGGCAACCCGGACAAGATCGCGCTGGACGACCTGTGCGGCAAGAAGGTCGCCGTCCAGGACGGCACCACCCAGGCCGACGAGGTCAAGGACACCCGCAACCCGGCCTGCGCCAAGGCCGGCAAGCCCGCCATCCCGAACGACGGCGACCGCTTCGCGCTGCAGACCGACGTCGCCCAGGCCCTGGTCTCCGGCCGCGACCAGGTCATGCTGGCCGACTCCCCGGTCGTCGACTACGCCCTCAAGCAGACCGGCGGCCAGCTGGAGAAGATCGGCGAGACCTACGACTCCGCGCCCTACGGCGTGATCCTGGCCAAGGGCTCGCCGCTCAGCCCGGCCGTCCAGGGCGCGATCAAGTCGCTGATGGCGGACGGCACCTACAAGACCATCCTCGACAAGTGGGGCGTGGCCGCCGGCGCCGTCACCACCTCCGAGATCAACGCCGCCCAGAGCTGA
- a CDS encoding ABC transporter substrate-binding protein, with translation MSTATPPARSRAPHRTAALTAAAVTGALLLTGCSATSSSSGGGGGDAGSASDLHALLPAQIRSAGVLRIGADLTYAPIGFKAEGGAPDGLDVDLANALGGLLGVKVQFSDVPFDRLRLGLQAHEYDLVMSGMTDNPQRRDGTDDQARKVNDGLDFVDYFVTGTSIVVAKGNPQKIAKLDDLCGKTVALQRDTVQAVLVERQVGACQKTGRKLTVTETETDDQALALVAQGKAAADLNDTPVAQHAVKNGRAGGQFQVVGPELQVAPYGIAFAKEDSALRDAMVKALDQLIRSGEYDKVLAKWGLGGGAVQSAVVNGSF, from the coding sequence GCGGTGACCGGCGCGCTGCTGCTGACGGGGTGCTCCGCCACCTCCTCGTCGTCCGGCGGCGGTGGCGGCGACGCCGGTTCGGCGTCCGACCTGCACGCCCTGCTGCCCGCCCAGATACGTTCGGCGGGGGTGCTGCGGATCGGCGCGGACCTGACGTACGCGCCGATCGGCTTCAAGGCGGAGGGCGGCGCCCCGGACGGCCTGGACGTGGACCTGGCCAACGCGCTGGGCGGCCTGCTCGGCGTGAAGGTGCAGTTCAGCGACGTGCCGTTCGACCGGCTGCGGCTGGGGCTGCAGGCCCACGAGTACGACCTGGTGATGTCCGGGATGACCGACAACCCGCAGCGCCGGGACGGCACCGACGACCAGGCCCGCAAGGTCAACGACGGCCTGGACTTCGTCGACTACTTCGTCACCGGCACCTCGATCGTGGTCGCCAAGGGCAACCCGCAGAAGATCGCCAAGTTGGACGACCTGTGCGGGAAGACCGTCGCCCTGCAGCGCGACACCGTCCAGGCCGTGCTGGTGGAACGGCAGGTCGGGGCCTGTCAGAAGACCGGCCGGAAGCTGACCGTGACCGAGACCGAGACCGACGACCAGGCGCTGGCGCTGGTCGCCCAGGGCAAGGCGGCGGCGGACCTGAACGACACCCCGGTGGCGCAGCACGCGGTGAAGAACGGGCGGGCCGGCGGGCAGTTCCAGGTGGTCGGCCCGGAGTTGCAGGTCGCGCCGTACGGGATCGCGTTCGCCAAGGAGGACAGCGCGCTGCGGGACGCGATGGTGAAGGCGCTGGACCAGCTGATCCGCAGCGGGGAGTACGACAAGGTGCTGGCCAAGTGGGGGCTGGGCGGCGGCGCGGTGCAGAGCGCGGTGGTGAACGGCAGCTTCTGA